A portion of the Cryptomeria japonica chromosome 5, Sugi_1.0, whole genome shotgun sequence genome contains these proteins:
- the LOC131055925 gene encoding feruloyl CoA ortho-hydroxylase 1-like has protein sequence MGMDNLPLVSPLWSLIMQPIPEAPGLSFDTPSKFSLSQLAFRGDHTAFTLSEFFFPINEGIFQTFPPEPNSAIPILPSQSVVNHGGPLSLLERMKGIGREFIQLPLEEKLNYKVQEPEGYGQMFVASDDQTLDWADLLFLTTLPPENRKMNFWPT, from the exons ATGGGGATGGATAACCTACCTTTGGTATCTCCTTTGTGGTCTCTTATTATGCAGCCAATTCCAGAAGCACCTGGATTATCTTTTGATACGCCGTCAAAATTTAGTTTAAGCCAACTTGCTTTCAGAGGAGACCACACGGCATTTACTCTATCGGAATTCTTTTTTCCTATAAATGAAGGAATTTTTCAGACCTTTCCACCTGAACCTAATTCTGCCATCCCAATTCTGCCATCCCAATCC GTTGTGAATCATGGAGGCCCTCTGTCTCTCTTGGAAAGAATGAAGGGTATTGGCAGGGAATTCATTCAACTACCCTTGGAAGAAAAGCTCAACTACAAAGTGCAAGAACCTGAAGGCTATGGTCAGATGTTTGTAGCCTCAGATGATCAAACACTTGACTGGGCAGATTTATTGTTCTTGACAACTCTACCTCCAGAGAACAGGAAAATGAATTTTTGGCCAACATAA